The DNA window GATAACATGTGCGCATctacacacatattatattgaatacatTTTCGGCGCTACACGTAGCCAAGGACagatacatgaaaaatatgagcACACGTGGAAAAAAACGAGGTTATACTAGAATTTGAAATATCTGaagttgcaaatttttttatcgatatctgaaatttcttgaattcgatttatattaaaaatctgataaacgcaagttttaatatatcgcgaatgctatttgaaaaaaattgtttattttacgattatagatatattcatTTACAAGAGATGATCTGTTGAGAAAATTCTTCAGGCATAAATCATGAAATGACATTTGTTTTTTGTTCCGCAAAATGATCGTTATATTCAGACGTTTCTGGATATTCGGCAACTAATGCATCCTCCAAAGTGATCGAGTTATTTGATTGTATTATTTCGTAACAATCTTGTTTCTCGCAAACGAAACATTGCACCTTCTTTGTCATGGGCGCGATCATAGCTTGAGGGTATCTGTTCGAATAGTTAAACTCATCTGTCCCCGCGAGAGTATTGTCATTCAACAGTGTTTGTGTTTCCATCTCTTTTCTATCTAAAACGTCATTATCCGATTCCGAGTCTAACGTTATGCTCATCAACACATTTTTCTTCGTCTCACCGAGGAATTCCGATAAAATCCTCGCAACAATCGCGTCGAGTGTTTGCTGTCGAACGTTTATGTTGATCCGCTTTTTATTACCTTCTCGAGTGATTTGCACAGTAGACGGTTTTACTTGCGTAATCTTCATTTCATTATCGTGATTAGTAACATTCGATGGCTCTTTCCTTCTGATGTTCCTCCCACTCCGTTTAAATAacgcgataattttattattggtaATCGGCCGGCGCTTCTTCGAGAATTTCATCGCCGTCTTGTAAAATGCCGATTTCGAACCGGGATGATTGTTTTGTGATTTTCCGGATGATACAAGCGGCGTCTCATATTTGGAAGTCGACGCTATCGGTTCATGCGGATTGTTTTGTGAGGAATGAATCGTGGGATTCGTCGAAAGTACTCGCGTCGCGTGCTCGATCTCCGCAGTTTCCGCGTCGCCCGTACACTCGGAACTCTCGTCCACTTcgattttcttgcaaaatctTATTTGCTCGgacatttttctttgttcGTTATCTTTAGGAATGGCTACACTCGAGTGGTGTTCACCATGTGGCGGATTATTACGAAAGACATCCGAGTCTGCGCGAATCGTTTGATGATGAGCAGTTGCAAATTCGTGACAGAGAGCCGTGTGttgcaaattttgattttcaacGTGACGTTCGCGCGAGCCTCGGATCCTGCTGCAACATGTGCATTTCTTCGAGGTGCAATTTCGATGATGTCTAATTGATCTCGATTCTTTATGGCGAGCGGATTTCTGCTTATCTTCAGTGCTCTTCATAGAATCTCGGCCGTCATCGCTACCACCCCTATTGCGAACTTCTAGGTATACAGAGTTCTCTAGATATTTAAAGGATCCACTCAAATGAGATTGAGGATGTATATTCTTATCGTGGTCGTACGTCTCAGTTTGTGGTAGGAATGCTACGATGTCCGGATATCTGTCACATTCTAGAtgagcaattattattattatttctgtattAAAAACGAGGAATTTGTATAtccgacaaatatatatatatatatatcagaaaggtgggaatattttatgacattcAATATTACACAGGCATTGAATATTACATTCGTatctaaatgcaaattttcgtGTGCAACGGctaatgtaaaatttgaatataaataatattctctttatctctctccctctcttcaatatgtaaatttggaaattttcaaaaaaagattactcaaaaaattgtacataataaaataaaatatgttaatttattatgcgcAAACATACGACGTTattctgcaaatattttaatttatttgtaaaattaagaatttttctctcgatttttGCCCcaacatttcaaaattaaaaaaatatatttttgcttttggGCAATATTTATAACCTATATATTCACGACCGCAGGTATGAAAGGAAAATCAATAACCCGAAAATTGAAAAGcgatatgtttgaaaaaaaaagagtgcaCCGCTGTTGCATcatctctataaaaaaagcaacacgttcttaaaaaaatattacatatattttgtaagtgA is part of the Cataglyphis hispanica isolate Lineage 1 chromosome 1, ULB_Chis1_1.0, whole genome shotgun sequence genome and encodes:
- the LOC126852930 gene encoding uncharacterized protein LOC126852930 isoform X2 is translated as MGEATSQTRSDNTNVDGKRRKTRDYSLWTSLQMGKIWLQVQDACKNVAKLATSVSRVVRDASKSEHSQRNLVQVTDASLVKSSSLCADNICKETYDKNLSTRKERELVVRREREIEDSNDAEASMRQNSRLVTTASRHEMREQEHQNAKKEKNEKSCVFYTECDRYPDIVAFLPQTETYDHDKNIHPQSHLSGSFKYLENSVYLEVRNRGGSDDGRDSMKSTEDKQKSARHKESRSIRHHRNCTSKKCTCCSRIRGSRERHVENQNLQHTALCHEFATAHHQTIRADSDVFRNNPPHGEHHSSVAIPKDNEQRKMSEQIRFCKKIEVDESSECTGDAETAEIEHATRVLSTNPTIHSSQNNPHEPIASTSKYETPLVSSGKSQNNHPGSKSAFYKTAMKFSKKRRPITNNKIIALFKRSGRNIRRKEPSNVTNHDNEMKITQVKPSTVQITREGNKKRININVRQQTLDAIVARILSEFLGETKKNVLMSITLDSESDNDVLDRKEMETQTLLNDNTLAGTDEFNYSNRYPQAMIAPMTKKVQCFVCEKQDCYEIIQSNNSITLEDALVAEYPETSEYNDHFAEQKTNVIS
- the LOC126852930 gene encoding uncharacterized protein LOC126852930 isoform X1 codes for the protein MGKIWLQVQDACKNVAKLATSVSRVVRDASKSEHSQRNLVQVTDASLVKSSSLCADNICKETYDKNLSTRKERELVVRREREIEDSNDAEASMRQNSRLVTTASRHEMREQEHQNAKKEKNEKSCVFYTECDRYPDIVAFLPQTETYDHDKNIHPQSHLSGSFKYLENSVYLEVRNRGGSDDGRDSMKSTEDKQKSARHKESRSIRHHRNCTSKKCTCCSRIRGSRERHVENQNLQHTALCHEFATAHHQTIRADSDVFRNNPPHGEHHSSVAIPKDNEQRKMSEQIRFCKKIEVDESSECTGDAETAEIEHATRVLSTNPTIHSSQNNPHEPIASTSKYETPLVSSGKSQNNHPGSKSAFYKTAMKFSKKRRPITNNKIIALFKRSGRNIRRKEPSNVTNHDNEMKITQVKPSTVQITREGNKKRININVRQQTLDAIVARILSEFLGETKKNVLMSITLDSESDNDVLDRKEMETQTLLNDNTLAGTDEFNYSNRYPQAMIAPMTKKVQCFVCEKQDCYEIIQSNNSITLEDALVAEYPETSEYNDHFAEQKTNVIS